In Zalophus californianus isolate mZalCal1 chromosome 16, mZalCal1.pri.v2, whole genome shotgun sequence, the sequence CTGACGAATGCCCCTCTAACCCCCGACTGGAGCATTAAGTGGCACCCAGCAGGCACTGGGTCAGGATCCAGGGGGCAAATGGAGCACCTCTGCTTTCCCGTGCTGCCAAGGCACACGGCTTGTGTAAGCTTTCGACAAAGCGGCACAGCGTGTGGCTGACGGGACTGGGGCTTACGGGGGAGGGCCCCCAGGTGAGACTGTCCCTCTCTGGGGCCTTCTCCAGGAGCTGCCACTTTTTAATGCTGGAATTGCCTCCCAAGAGCCTCCGGCATCTTCATTCCTGGATAGGATCCAGCATCTAGCCCTTGGGGGTAGATCCAGTTTTTGGAAATAGACTTGAGTAAGAGAACAAGGTGGGTGACTAATCCAGGTGATAGCGTTTGTGATGTAAGCCTATTTATAGTTAGAGGATTGtgagatatgtttttttttatcttccataGCCATGCCTTTGTAAGCCACCCTGAAAGTTCTAGAAAATGTCCCATATCGTCATTGACATAATGACACACAGCTCCCAAGACGGTGACTCCAGAAGCCACCCGTCGGTAGCTATACCTTCAGGATGGAGGTTGCCCACGCCTCCATGTGCTTTAAAACCTCCTCCTGTCTTGGAAACCTCTGTGACTTGGTGTATTTGCAGTAAGGAAAGCCCGGGGCTTGAGGTCAGCAAGCCTGCGGGTCCCAGCACTCCCTGGAGATGGAGCGTTGAGGAGGAAGGGGGGCTGAGAGGCACTAGCCAGCATCCGGGGCTGGAGGCAGCCGTGACTCTGTGACTCGGAGTTGCTGACTTTCTGCCTTCTCCTGCTGCGCCCCGGGCCCTGAGGCCGAGCCGCAGGGACAGCTTTCTCCACTCGCCTCGTTCGGAGCTGTGAGTGGCACCAGGCCACGAGGTGACACCTGAGATGGTGACGGCAGAGCAGGGTTTGAATCTCGCAGAACTGTCAGCCGCGGCCTCTTGAATAGCCCGTCCCTGGGCGGCCCCAGGTCCCCGCCAGGTCATCCAGCTGTAGCCACCTGACTGCTCAGTTCGCGTTGTGACCTGGCCCCCAGGGGACTCGACCTCCACCCTGGCCCAGCGCACTTGGTGCGGTGCGGTTCCTCCGCACAGATCTCTGCCCTGCACACCCCTCCTGCGCTCAGCCCCAGACATCTGATAAGCCAGGCTGCCGGGGTCCCGGGCTGTCCCGTCACCCCCTCTCCGCCCTCCAGGGGTTAATCCAGAGACAGCTCCCTGGGCTGAGAGCCCACAGGAGGAGCTGGGTCTCCGCTTTCCCCTTGACCTGCCAGAGCTCGGAAGGCAGTGTCTCTGCAGCAGGGAGGGTCTTGGAGCACCCAGAGTCAGGAGCGGTGGGGCAGGAGCGGGATGAGGAAGAAACAAATCATCTTCATTGGCAGTTTGCGCAGGCCTGTTCCCttgctccctccccactcctgtccCCTCTGCCAGACAGCTCCATCCCTGTCGCTCCCACTCCCAGGTGTCATTGTGGGAAGACACTGGTCTGGCCTTCTGTGAGTCCCAGGAGAAAGGCCTCCTTCCAGGGAGCCAGGGACTGTGATGTGACCTGAGGGGACAGTGGAGAGACCCCCAGCCTCCCCCGCAGGGAGGGGCCTTGTGCCTCAGACaggctgagagagggagagtgaccgTGAGTCCTGCCCCGGGCCCGCTCCAGGCCAGCGAGTGGAGGAGGCCCCGAGAAAGCCCCGCGAGGGAGCCCAGCGGCACCCGGCCAGGAGCACGCACTCCTCAGAGAAGGCGGCGCTGGGCTGCCCTGCCCACCGCCCCAGCACAGCCCCTTCTCATGCCCAGATCCCCCAAGACAGACACTCCCTcatgccctggggagagggagcacGATCAGCAGCCCCCACCGACTTGTACGTGAACTTCCCGCTTCTCATGGAGCTCCGGCCCCTCGCCAGGCGCCACCACACCAACAGCTCTCCAGGGCGAGGGCCGGTTCCCGCTCAGCTGGCTGACTGCCCTCTTGTCTTCCAGCCTTCGCCATCATGATCGTGCTGGCGCTGGTCCGCATCGGGCACGGGCACCGGCAGGGGCACCCGCCCCTGGCTGACCTCTCGGGGGTCCGGAACCTGTTCGGCGTGTGCGTCTACTCCTTCATGTGCCAGCACTCTCTGCCGTCCCTCGTCACACCTGTGTCCTCCAAGCGCCACCTCACGTGCCTGGTCTTCCTGGACTACGTGCTCATCCTCGCCTTCTATGGCCTCCTCTGCTTCACCGCCATCTTCTGCTTCCGCGGCGACAGCCTCATGGACATGTACACCCTCAACTTTGCACGCTGTGACGTCGTGAGCGTGGCCGCCGTGCGCTTCTTCCTGGGCCTCTTTCCCGTCTTCACCATCAGCACCAACTTCCCCATCATCGCTGTGACCCTCCGCAACAACTGGAAGACGCTCTTCCACCGTGAGGGGGGCACGTACCCCTGGGTAGTGGACCGCGTGGTGTTCCCCACCATCACCCTGCTGCCCCCGGTGCTGGTGGCCTTCTGCACCCATGACCTGGAGTCCCTGGTGGGCATCACGGGGGCCTACGCAGGCACGGGCATCCAGTACGTCATCCCCGCCTTCCTGGTGTACCACTGCCGCAAGGACACCCAGTTGACCTTGGGCTACGGGACCGTCAACAAGCATAGGTCCCCTTTCCGCCACACCTTCTGGGTGGGCTTTGTGCTGCTCTGGGctttctcctgtttcttcttcGTCACCGCCAACATCGTCCTCAGCGAAACCAAGGTCTGATGGCAGGATGTGCCTGATGGTAAGAGACCACTCCAGTGCCCCCGCTCACCTCCCCACCTGCAGAGCCAAGAGCTAGCTCCTTCCCAGGGTTCCTTGGGGCAGGCGAGGCCGGATTCTTGGAGGGGACCCTCCACGTCTCTGGCCGGGGGTCTTCTCTCCCCGCCAGGATTCTGCACAGTCTGTACTGTGCCTCACTCACTGGGCAACCTTTCCCCCCGGGTCCCCTGCGTGGAGCTGCCCTTGACCAGCCAAGCTGCACGGCCTGGGCACACAGCTGCCCCAGACTCCGGGCTTGGCCACTGCTCCCCACACAGGCCCCACCAGACAACCACCAGGGGCAGGCTCCTCCCCCGCGCAGTGGGGACACTGCTGGCACTGCCACTGTTCATACCAGACGCCACGTCCCCTCCTCCTTTGTCCCAGCCCCTCATGCATCCTAGTTTGGGGAATCTGCTGCACAAGTAGCTGCTGCCTCCGGGCGAGTCCCAGGCCCTAAACCTCCCCACCAGGATTGCCAGGTCCCACCTTCCCCTCAGGCCTGGAGTGGCCAGGTGCCGCTCCTAGGGGAGGGCCTGGCCAGCCCCCATGACAAGAACAGGAAGTGCTCATCGGCACCAGGGTCCCTGGACTGTCGCTGTGAGGGCCCCTGCCGTGGGGTGCCAGCACCAGTCCTGAGCTCCTGAGCCCGTGATGACTCAGCCCGGGAGACGGTTTAAAGCCCAGAGCCTGTGACCCCTCAAAGGGATCCGCTGCTCTCCTGACTGCCCCGTGGGACCCGCGGGGTCTCCTGCACTACGGGGGGCAGTGTATAAGGACCACGAAAGGGAGCCACCCCCAGCCACCACCACAGTGGCTTGGGAACGCCCTGAGCATGTGGCGGTGAGGGGGCTCTGCTTCCCACCCTCCAAGAGGTCAGGCCTGTGGGGCAGCAGCAGGCTTGGCTGTCCCCACTCCAGTACTAAAGGTGGCCCCCTTTTGAGCCAGGCTGTGGGTGCTCTGTTCATACTCTCCATGACCCTTGGGTGCTGTGGAGTGAGATGGGGCACCAGGCACCATTCTCATGGAAGGGGAGGTGAGTTTCTGGCCACCTCACCAGCTCTTCCGTGGCCCCATCCCTGTCACAAGCATGTATGCGTCTGCTGGGCCAGCCTTCCTTGAAAACACAGGTGACTAGTGAACTCTGCATTTTCAGTGTGCCTTCTGCTTCAGGACCTGGGGGTCCTTCCTGACCCTCCCTGgcaccccccccagccctgggcctggcccaCCTGTCCTGGAGCCCAGAGCAGCTTGACCTGGAGCTGCCCGCCTGGGGTAGGTCCTCAGGTCCCCAACACCTCCTCCTTTTGATTTCAGTGCCTTGCGCAGCCCACATTCAGGAACCTTTGCAGCCTCCTGCATGGCGTGGTATTCATACCTTGAAAAGTGACCACGCTGGCTCTCCTGGGGCCCATGGTGGtcttggagggagagggaggaagacctGGGATATGTACGAACTGGGGAGTCCACAGGCGatgccaccccccaccctggcccctggccaCCACAGCCCGTGAGAACCCCGGGTCGTGCGTGATTGGCCGCGGTCTGTGTTCTCACTGTTGTACACTTCTTAGTCCGTCCCCAAGTATTGTGATTTTCCATCCATGTGAACACTAGACCACCCTAACCCCATCTGCCACGGCGACTTCTTCCCAGGAGGCTCCAGCCCCcggtgggcagagcagggagggctcCCAAGGGGCAGGCACTCCGTGGCTCCAGCCCTACCTGGAGCTCCCCAGCTGTTTGCTAAAAACGCAAAACATCTGTACTTCCCCTTCTCCAGTTACATCCCCTCTTGCTTAAGGACAAAGCAAATTAAATCATCCTGCCGCCCCAGGCTCCAAACCAAATATTGGAGGTGAGTTTATTAGCATCATAAGGCCCAGGTTGATTTATGTGACAATCTGGAGGCAAACAGCAGTGCCAGGTCAGTGGCTGCATTCCCCTCCTCGGCAGCCCCAGGCCTTGGAGGGACCGAATCGGCCCTAAGTGGCCACGTCACTGACGGTAAGCCAGGGTACTCCCTACCACTGCTGTCTGGGCTCCTTTGCTCCTCGGCGTTCACCTGCTGTCTGACCACTTGGAGGTCAGATGGGGTCGCCTTCCTCTCTACTGATAGCCAGGGGAGCTTAGGGAAAGAGGGGGGTACCGCCAGCAGCTAGACAGACCCCCGATGATGCCTGTTCACCCAGTGCATCAGGCACGCTTGGCTGCAAGTGCTTATTACATCGGTGTGGCAAGGTGGGCGAGTGGGATcatgatttccattttacagatgggccCCCGGGGCCAGTGgcagggaggacagaggaagaggccCGCCGGCCTGGCCTGGGTACAGATGTGGCTGTGGAGGAGCACATAACCTCAGTAGCCTCCACCTGGTGCCTTTCACCCAGACTGGCCCCAAGGGCAGGCTGGGCCAAGGTGGGAGTCCCCGGGCCCTCGGGCCCTGGGGCCAGGGGCTCCTGCCTGTTCCCTCACCTGAGGCCAGAGAGGCGGCTACGGTCTTATGGATGGGGCAGATGGCACGTGACAGGCTGGGAGGCACTGCTGAGTGGTGGAAGGTGGGCAGCGGGCACCTTGCCAGGCCCTTAGCGACACAGCTGTTCTCGCCACATGGCGGCCGGGAGCAGCCTCGGCAATAGGCAGACTTAAAGTCAGAGTGGTAGAGGATGGGGGCTGCGCCCCACCTCAGGGGAATCCAGCCCCAGGGGAGGAGCCTGGCAGGGCCCAGCCCTCGGGCGTGTGACCACACCTGTCTCCACCTCTCTTGGTGTGGCGTCCGAGTCCCGGGAAGGGCTGACCCCAAGCTGGCCATGCTAACAGCCACTGAAAAGCTGCCCTTCTGAAACCAAGACCCAGGACTGCAGGAGAGAGCTTTGCAAAccttctcccccacaccccacccggGGCTGGGGCTCATGGTGTCGGTAGGAGAAAGGGAGAATAGCTTCCTGAGTGCCTGGTATGTGCCAGGCGTGGTGCCGGGTGCTTTCCGCATGAACCTTGGCGTAACTTAGGGATTGAGAACGTGGATCAAGAAGTCAGAGCTGCCCCTTGCAGGTGGCAAGCCTCCATGCTCATCCCCGTCATTTGTAACACGGAGGCAATAGTACCTGCAGCCCTGATCGGCTGTGGGAAGCCTGTGACCAGgcttagtgcctggcacaaaagtGCTCAATAAAGCTATTACGTACTGATGCTTGGCTCTCTTATCACTTGCCAGCCAAAACGGCTTGACGCCACAGACCCAGGACTCACTGAAGACCCTGCTTCGGGTCCCGGCACCTGCTGGCTTCATAGCCTCCTGCAGAATTGTGGCAACTGCCGGCTACAATTCGGAAATGGGAAACTGGTCTGAATTCTTCAGGGTCTAGAGGGCTTTGGGGGAGAAAGTGGTCTCTCTCTGGCTCCAGGGAACTTAAGAGCcaaactgaggcccagctggAGAGTTCTGGAGCCGGGACTGAAGCCCAGGTATCCGGACCGAGGCCATCATGCCTGCCGTTGGCTAAGCCCTGTGTCCCCTGCCCGTTCACAGACCCCAGGAAAGTGGTGGTGTGGACAGTGAGCTCCCAGGAAAGCCAGGCAAGGAAACGCACACAGCAGCAGGGTGAGACAGGTGACCCAGGGCCTCCCTCCTCTCGTATTCCACCAAAAGAAAAAGCCAGCATGCAGGTGTCTGGTGTCTGGGTGGACTCAGCTTGCTCTTTGCTACACAGTCAGGCCCTTGTTTATGATGATTGATGGTCTCTGGCCTGGTGACacagctccctcctctcccctgtcAGGCTTTCTGCCCTCTTCGATAGTGCAGGGCTGTTCTTTGGTCCTCCCGCGGAGGTGCAGGGGGCACCACGGCTCCgagcaggaggctggggagccAGGCCAAGCAAGCTCTGAACCTGTAGGACGcgtcctccctgcctccacttcCCGTGGGGCTCACTTCTCCCCAGAATACATTCCTAGAGCAGGAACGAGGCAGCCGAGAGCCTGGCTCCAGGAGCAGGGTTGGCCCCTCCTCGGAGCCAGTCAGCAGTAGGCTCAGCTCCACATTGGGCTTTTAATTATCTTCCCGGTTCTTGGTTATTAATGATCTTGGGCAGTGAGCGGAGAGCAGCCTGGACCTCCAGACTCCTCCCAGCTCACCTGCTGTAGCCTTCCACCCAGAGCTGCGCTCAGATTCAGGGACCAGGAGGGGTCCGGTCCAGGGGCTGGTAGCCAAGAGTTAACTCTCTCACCACCTGTGGCTGTAGTCAAGGTCAACTCCCAGGGCACTGGCCTCGAGCACTCACCTAGACCCACATTTACCACCTGTGGCTGAGACCTGGATCCGTGAAAATCCACAGGGCTGAGGACATGACACTGTCTGCAATGGACACCCATTCTTGGCAGAGTCTGGCTCTCCAGCCAGGAAAGGAGCAGTGTTAGAAATTTCCCCccactccaggggcgcctggggggcacagtcggttaattgtctgactcttggtttaggctcaggtcatgatctcaaggtcatgagatcaagccccaagtcaggctccacactcagtgcagagtctgctaaattgctctctctctcaaataaatcttaaaaaaaaaagtttctcccaCTCCACCATTTCAGCTGCTTTCATgcctaaaaccaaacaaaaaacctcagttTTCAGGGCTCCCTCCACCCGCAGTCATGGAGTACTGGGAGACAGGGAACCGGCAAGAGTGGTGTGGGaaagggcacagggcaggggctGCTTGTGGTGTCGGCCTCCTCCCTGTTACAGGGAGGTAATTTCTGCCCTGCCTCACCCAACTTGCCAAGGACAGCAAGGCCGCAGGCTTTCCATGTGCACACTTAGACAACGTCTGATGGCACCAATCACACcgtgtttgtggaatgaatgggaGAATGAGGGCTCGCTTGCTATACAGTCATTGTGGGAGGTAAACACAACCACAGATGGGAAAGCATTGACAATTCTTAAGCAAGAGCCAGCCTTCTAGATGGTCCAGGACTGATGACATGTGACAGAGCAAGGAGGTGGGGCGGGGAGCCCAGAGGGACAATGAAGGGCTGAGACATCCAGCAGATTCTCTGACCTGGGGCTCTGACCCCCACAAAGAGCCCTGGCACCAGCAAGGCTGAGCCGTGTCTGATCTCAGAAGCTGCCTCTGCCAGACTTCCAGAGCTGACAGGCAGTTCGGAGCCCCACACATTCACCATGGAGAGAATACAGCCAGCCAGGGCCCAGAAGAGCCCAGGAGGCTACCCCCAGCAGACCTCCCGTTCCCACTGATACACTGTCAGGCTCCCAGGTGGACCCCTGGCAAGGCAGGACACCCACTGCCCCTGGCATGAGCCTCTCTTTTCAAGGAGATTGAAGGATGAACTCCATCCATCACCACCCGGGCCCCCATGCTGAGCACATTTGTCGCATCCAGCTCCAGGGTGGGTAGGAGCTGGCACTGAATACCAAGTGGCTTCTGCTGCCCAGAGCCCTCCCTTGGCCTCAGCTTCCAGATACTCCCCCAGAGGGAGCTGCTTCTCTAGGCAGACACCCTGCCTGGGATACCCCCAATGTGCTCCTATTGCCTACCGGCTGTGGTGTGCCCCGTCCAGGGATGCAGAATGAGGCAGCCAGGACCAGTGGGTTGTAAAAGATTTGTTTAATGCCCCAGATGCTCTGAGAAGAGACTCCAGACAGCCAGAGTAAGGAGTGGGACCGCCCTGCCCTCAGCCCAAGTTCCAGCCTCCATGCTCCCACGCCAGGCGCCCAGCAGTCATGACTAAGAACTAGCTAACGGCGGGGCAGGGAGACCCCACTGCTCCCGGTGACTCAGGAACAGGTGGGAAGGGTTTGCATAAGAGCCCACACCAGGACTTGAGACTGCCAAGGTCACCAAACTGACCATAGAGGACATCTGTCACTGGGGGCCCACAGCCAGGATTTCAAGGCAGAAGCCAGAAAAGTGCAAGTCACCTGCCCCCACCAGCCCTGACAGTGCCAGGCAGAGAATCCAGCTGACCATGAACCAGAGTCTCTGACCCCTCACACTTCTGACTCCAAGCTGGAGATCCGCCTCCAGGTACAAGGTCCAGGGAAGCCGTGTGTCCCACAGGCCACCCTGCTGACCTCTTCCAGCCCCGCACTGTCCCTGTAGCCTGTGCTCAGCCCCAGGGTCCTGCCCCTGTGCCCTGGaggcccccaggccccagtgAGCCAGGGGCCGTGGCTGGCACAGGGGGGTAGAGGGGGGCAGATAGCCCCCCAGCAAAGCGGCAAGTGGGCGTGGGCGTGCAGGCAGGCGGGCTGTCTGTGCGGCCAGGCGGGGACCCTCGCCCACACGCCCTCCTGGCAGGCCTCCCAGTAGGACGGCAGCCGCATCAACGGCGCCTGCGCCGAGCGCCCGCAGGCCGGGCGGCCGCACCCCGCGGGCAGCGACCTGGGCCGGGCGAAGGCCTCGGCCACAGAGCTGGGCAGGGAAGCGTGGCGCGGGCTTGGGCCCCGGGCCCAGGCCGCGCGCAGCAGGGCCTCCCGCCGAGCCAGCTGCTCCGGCCCGAGTAGCGGCAGGTCCTCCGGCTCCGGGGGCTCTGGGAAGAGCGGGAGGAAGGGGCGCCCCGACCGGTCGGCTCGAGGGAAGGAGCTGTAGTGGCAGCGCTCGGACGACAGGGGGCGCTCTGGGAGCGCGCGCCGCTCGGAGGCCCGGAGGTGCCACCCGCCGCGCCCGGCCCGCACCTGCCGCCCCGCCTCCCGAGCGGACCAGCCCGACACTCGGGAGACGTCGGGCAGCGACGGCCTGGGCGTCGGGGGGCGGCCCGGGGGCTGCGGGGCCCTGCGCCCCGGCGCGGCGCGGCCCCCGCCTGGCGGTCCCCAGCCCGTGGGGCTGGGCTCGGGGGACGggccggggcgggcgggcggcgggggcgcgcggCGGCCGCTGCCCCAGCTCTCGATGGTGCGCGCGGCGCGGTCCAGGGAGCTGCTCACGCCCGCGGTGGTCACCATGTCGCGTGCGGCCTGCAGCATCTTGAGCACGTTGGCCTGGGCCGAGCCGGCGGTCAGGTCCGGGCTGGGCGGCCGCACGGGGCTGGCCAGGCTCTGCACCCCGCTGAAGCAGCTGTAGATGCCCTGGGCAGCCGGGAGGAGACAGCCATGAGCCGCCAGCTCGTCTCAGGGACCGCCCACCTCCCGGTCCAAGCACcaacccaggcgtccccagcTCCTAGGAAGCAACTAGCATTTGTTAAGCGCCTCCTTAACCGAGAGCGCAATTCCCCGGGCGGAGTCTGAGGCCCAAGAGGTTCTCTTCCTAAAGGCACACAGCTTGTCAATAGCAGTGAGGGTTTGGACCCGGCTCAGCCTGGCTCAGAGATACTGCCCCGCCTGCTGCAGAAGGGCTCTGCTTCTCATCATCTGCTGTGTGATGCGGGCAGACCCTCAGTTTTTACATCTGTGAATGGGGCCATGGCCAGCTCTGACTTAATCTGGGTTGGTGCCCCTAAAGCTGGGgcctgcctggggtggggtggtccCACCCACCCTGCTGAAGGCCAGCAGGAAGTCCAGCCGAGACGTGTTGGGCACGGAGTGGCGCAGTTTCCAGTAGACCAGGTGCTCCCAGGCAAAGACCAGCAGGGCCAGCCCCATGGCCACGAGCAGCATGTAGAAGACACCAGCCATGTTGTCGATGTCCAGCTTGCTGCTCATCACCTCGTTCTTCTCATTCTGGCAGATCCCTGAGAGCCACACCGTCTCCAGCTTCTGTGTCTCCCCTGGCAAGGGTTGGGACGGGGTTGGGGGGACGACTGGCTCAGGAAAGACCCTCCCAATGCTCACCCAAACCTGGAGCAAGGAGGGGTCTGGAGCCAGGGTGCCACCCCCTTGCAGGACCACAGAGGGATCTAGCCCAGCGGGGGCAggattggggggcagggggtgtcaatgagcaggaagaaaggaaagcagagtgGGGGACTGGGGTAGGCGAGGCCAGCCTTTGACGTGCCCACACCCCACATGCCCAGGAGAAGCTTGCTGGCTGGGTTGATGTTATCATTCACATCGGGGCCAAATTTATGGGGTATCTCCATGCCGGGCACGGAGCTGGGCACACAGAGACAAAAGGCCTAGGCCCCTGAGGACACCACAGCACCTTCATTGCTATCATTCTCATTCTGTGGTACTGATGGAAAATCACAGTTTTATCTTACTGCGCTGAAGCCTCTGGGTTTGGGAGCAGGTTCAGCTGGACTGCTTACACATGTGAGCCGCTGGTACCAAGGCAAGCCTGGGGCCCTGGCTCTGGGACTGGGCAGGCCCTTGGCACTACCCTAGGTGATCTCAAGATGGAAGTGGTTGGGACAGGGGtctagagaaaaaagagaggatcTGAGCCTCCCCCCAAGCCCCACCGTGTGGCCTGAGCTTCCTCCTGTCTTCCTGCCCTTCAGGGACTCCCGTTGTAGTCCTGGCAAGCTCACCTCTTCCCCAGGTCTTCATGCTGTCCCTCCAAATACCCCCACCCATGGGCCCAGCTCTCACTCCCAGAGACCTCGTCCTGCCCATGGGCCCTGGGACTCAGAGAACAGTAATAGAGATGCTGACCAGCCATCAGGCAGCTGTCCCCACCTCAGCTTCCATGGCCCGCCCTGGgcctccagcccccagcagcAGCACCCACCGTCCCCCAGGAACTGCAGGAGTGCCAAGTCTATGGCCCGCTTCCAGTGGGAGTCCTTCTGCATGGCGATGCCATAGCCAGTGGTGGCAAAGACCTTGCCAGAGCCAATGGTGACCAGCTTGCAGCCCTCGTCCTTGCCTGCCATGTAGTTGAGGACAGCAGCATCATAGATGAAGGCGTCCAGCTTCCTGGGGACAGGCCAGGGGTCATGTGAGGTGGGGACACCAAATCTGGGGCCTGACAGGGATCTGGGCCATATGAGCCTGCTGAGTACTGaccaggagggaggggtgggcagagcctTCTCTGGTTCTCCTGGGTCCCGGATACAGAGAAGAGCCCTTTGTAGCTCGGGGACCCCACCTACCCTCCTCTCAGAGAGACCAGGGAACTCTCCACCCCCAGAGGACGCAccctctctgcccagcccctccATGCCCCTAGGACCCTAAGAAGGTCACAACCACCACCTCAGGCCAAGGCAGAACCCTGGTCAAGACCTCAGCGGCATCTCTGGACCATACGGTGGGCATCTAGTTTTGCTTGAAAGTTTACTCTGTCCCAAGACCTCCTTACCCCCTTCCCCAGGAGTCCTACAGGACATCCCAGGCTCAATGTCCCCACCTTGCATCTCTCAGGAAGGGCCAGAGGTGAGGCTGGTCATCAGGGAGACATGTGGGTAGAGAAGTCAGAGGGTAGGTGCAGAGCTGAGGACCCACCCCATCTTGAGGCTGGTGAGCGCATCTTCCACTGAGCGCTGGTTGAACTTGACCATGTGGGTGTGCATGTCTCGGTAGTTGCTGCGGATGTTGCGCTCTGTGCTGCCATTGGGCACTGTGCCAAAGCGGAAGGGTGGGTACTGATCTTGAGGTCGCTGAAACTGTGGGCAGAGGACAGGCGCCATTCATCACCCTCCGTCCAGCCTTGCAGGCACCAACACTCCCTGAGCCCGTCCCCTGGGCCCAGGGCACAGGAGCCCGAGAGACTGTCCAGGCCACTCCTGTGTTTTGCAAATGGTGACATTGAAGCCAGGTCAGGAAGAGACTTCTCCAAGGCCACTCAGTCGGTGGACCTGAGCCCTCCGCCCCCTCA encodes:
- the TMEM104 gene encoding transmembrane protein 104 isoform X4 — translated: MAGEITETGELYSPYVGLVYMFNLIVGTGALTMPKAFATAGWLVSLVLLVFLGFMSFVTTTFVVEAMAAANAQLHWKRMENHQEEEDDDSSTASDSDVLVQDNYERAEKRPILSVQRRGSLNLFEITDRVEMGQMASMFFNKVGVNLFYFCIIIYLYGDLAIYAAAVPFSLMQVTCSATGNESCGVEADSKHNDTDPCWGPLRRVDAYRIYLAVFTLLLGPFTFFDVQKTKYLQILTSLMRWVAFAIMIVLALVRIGHGHRQGHPPLADLSGVRNLFGVCVYSFMCQHSLPSLVTPVSSKRHLTCLVFLDYVLILAFYGLLCFTAIFCFRGDSLMDMYTLNFARCDVVSVAAVRFFLGLFPVFTISTNFPIIAVTLRNNWKTLFHREGGTYPWVVDRVVFPTITLLPPVLVAFCTHDLESLVGITGAYAGTGIQYVIPAFLVYHCRKDTQLTLGYGTVNKHRSPFRHTFWVGFVLLWAFSCFFFVTANIVLSETKV